A single region of the Fusobacterium varium genome encodes:
- a CDS encoding ABC transporter permease yields the protein MHKYVLRRLLLLIPVLLGVSLLVFTIMSLTPGDPAQLILGENAPKEAILKLREEMGLNDPFLVQYFRFVGKAVLGDFGRSYTTGREVFGEIFSRFPNTLILAVIGIIISVCIGIPVGIISTTRQYSFLDSFSMVLALLGVSMPVFWLGLMLILTFSVKLGLLPSGGFDGFKSLILPSLTLGVGSAAIITRMTRSSMLEVIRQDYIRTARAKGVAEKVVINKHALKNALIPIITVVGLQFGGLLGGAVLTESVYSWPGVGRLMVDAIRQKDTPTVLAAVVFLAATFSVVNLLVDILYAYVDPRIKSQYK from the coding sequence ATGCATAAATATGTATTAAGAAGACTTTTATTACTTATTCCTGTATTATTAGGAGTATCACTTTTAGTTTTTACAATTATGTCATTAACTCCAGGGGATCCAGCTCAATTAATATTAGGAGAAAATGCACCTAAAGAAGCAATTTTAAAATTAAGAGAAGAGATGGGATTAAACGATCCATTCTTAGTTCAATATTTTAGATTCGTTGGAAAGGCTGTATTAGGAGATTTTGGAAGATCATATACTACTGGAAGGGAAGTTTTTGGAGAGATATTTTCAAGATTCCCAAATACACTTATTCTAGCAGTAATTGGAATTATTATCTCAGTTTGTATTGGAATTCCAGTTGGAATTATTTCAACAACAAGACAATACTCTTTCTTAGATAGTTTCAGTATGGTATTAGCATTACTAGGAGTTTCAATGCCAGTATTCTGGTTAGGATTAATGCTTATCCTTACTTTCTCTGTTAAATTAGGATTACTTCCTTCAGGAGGATTTGATGGATTTAAGAGTTTGATTCTTCCATCATTGACACTTGGAGTAGGATCAGCAGCTATTATCACAAGAATGACTCGTTCTTCAATGCTTGAGGTAATCAGACAAGACTATATTAGAACAGCAAGAGCTAAAGGGGTAGCTGAAAAAGTAGTTATTAATAAACATGCTTTAAAAAATGCACTTATCCCTATAATAACAGTTGTAGGATTACAATTTGGAGGACTTCTTGGAGGAGCAGTTTTAACTGAGTCTGTATATTCATGGCCAGGAGTTGGAAGACTAATGGTAGATGCAATCAGACAAAAAGATACTCCAACAGTATTGGCAGCAGTTGTATTCTTAGCAGCAACATTCAGTGTTGTAAATCTATTGGTGGATATACTATATGCTTATGTTGACCCTAGAATTAAGTCACAATATAAGTAG
- a CDS encoding glutathione ABC transporter substrate-binding protein, producing the protein MKKKLHLLIMAVLSVLLFVSCGGEKETKSGKGEVRDTLIVANGADAKSLDPHATNDAPSSKVTVQIYDRLVDQDDNMNVVPALAESWEQPDGVTTIFHLRKGVKFHNGEPLTAKDVKFSLDRMKSSPQVSHIIGTLDRVEIVDDYTVKVITKQPFGALLSHLSHPTAAILNEKAVKEYGDSYGQHPVGTGPYKFISWASGDRIILEANPDYFMGETPIKNVIIRAISEATNRTIGLETGEIDIAYDLEGMDKDRVREDKNLVFLEEPSLGIDYIGFNTAKAPFNDVRVRQAIAMTIKVDDIIETVYKGSATRANSLIGPKVFGHTDDAKAWEVNIEKAKQLLAEAGYPNGFKSKIWINENPDRRDIAIIVQDQLRAIGVDIEVETLEWGAYLEGTSRGDHEMYILGWVSVTGDADYGLFPLLHSSCFGGAGNRAFYNNPKVDDLLLRARNSNDQEERKALYREVQIIAQEEVPYYITAFKEQNVGLQKYVENFKQRPAGHHRLYGVKFKENADK; encoded by the coding sequence ATGAAGAAGAAGCTACATCTATTAATTATGGCAGTACTGTCAGTATTACTTTTTGTTTCTTGTGGTGGAGAGAAAGAAACTAAATCAGGTAAAGGAGAAGTTAGAGATACTTTAATAGTTGCTAACGGAGCAGATGCTAAATCTTTAGATCCACATGCAACAAACGATGCACCATCATCTAAAGTAACAGTTCAAATATATGATAGATTAGTAGATCAAGATGATAATATGAACGTTGTTCCAGCTCTAGCAGAAAGTTGGGAGCAACCAGATGGGGTAACAACAATTTTCCATTTAAGAAAAGGAGTTAAATTCCACAATGGAGAACCATTAACAGCAAAAGATGTTAAATTTAGTTTAGATAGAATGAAGAGCTCACCTCAAGTTTCTCACATCATAGGAACTTTAGATAGAGTAGAAATAGTTGATGATTATACTGTTAAAGTAATAACTAAACAACCATTTGGAGCTTTATTAAGTCACTTAAGCCATCCAACTGCAGCTATTCTTAATGAAAAAGCAGTTAAAGAGTATGGAGATTCTTATGGGCAACATCCAGTTGGAACAGGACCATATAAATTTATATCTTGGGCTTCTGGAGATAGAATCATACTTGAAGCAAACCCAGATTATTTCATGGGAGAAACTCCTATTAAAAATGTTATAATCAGAGCAATATCTGAAGCAACTAATAGAACTATAGGACTTGAAACTGGAGAAATTGATATAGCTTACGATCTAGAAGGAATGGATAAAGATAGAGTAAGAGAAGATAAAAATCTAGTATTCTTAGAAGAGCCATCTTTAGGAATCGACTATATTGGATTTAATACAGCTAAAGCACCTTTCAACGATGTAAGAGTAAGACAAGCAATTGCTATGACTATCAAAGTTGATGACATTATAGAAACTGTATATAAAGGATCAGCAACAAGAGCTAACTCATTAATTGGACCAAAAGTATTTGGACATACAGATGATGCTAAAGCTTGGGAAGTAAATATTGAAAAAGCTAAACAACTTCTTGCTGAAGCAGGATATCCAAATGGATTCAAGAGCAAAATTTGGATCAATGAAAATCCAGATAGAAGAGATATAGCTATCATAGTTCAAGATCAATTAAGAGCTATTGGAGTAGACATCGAAGTTGAAACTCTTGAATGGGGAGCTTACTTAGAAGGAACTTCAAGAGGAGATCATGAAATGTATATTCTTGGTTGGGTATCTGTAACAGGAGATGCTGATTATGGATTATTCCCACTATTACATAGTTCATGTTTTGGTGGAGCAGGAAACAGAGCATTCTACAACAACCCAAAAGTTGATGATCTATTATTAAGAGCTAGAAACTCAAATGACCAAGAAGAAAGAAAAGCTCTTTACAGAGAAGTACAAATTATTGCACAAGAAGAAGTACCTTATTATATAACAGCATTTAAAGAACAAAACGTTGGACTACAAAAATATGTAGAAAACTTCAAACAAAGACCAGCAGGACACCATAGATTATATGGAGTTAAATTTAAAGAAAATGCTGATAAATAG
- a CDS encoding YibE/F family protein: MKKFVLVVLMIFSIFSISVSAQEEYLKGRILKLEDCLSPEEEVEELKEIMLYSVVIAEGPREGNTILVEFPIYREEAFNINVKEGDRVVLYYEVDDEGNEKYYIADIDKRMDILYLTGIFVLIVLLLAKFKGFKAMIALLLVILFIYKIFLPGIILGYSPILLSVIVALFASVVTIYLMTGFNRKGVVAIIGSFGGVIIAGALSYTFVNTMRLTGYVTTETLNYASMLGNIKVKEMISAGVILGSMGAVMDVAMSIASALNELKEKNRDIHRKELFYSGMRIGSDIIGTMINTLILAYIGSSLMTSIFIYMQKDQYPSIRILNFESIVVEILRALCGSIGILIAVPVTAYIAAKIYSKK, translated from the coding sequence ATGAAAAAATTTGTATTAGTAGTATTAATGATATTTTCAATATTTTCTATAAGTGTTTCAGCTCAAGAAGAATACCTAAAGGGAAGAATCTTAAAATTAGAAGATTGCCTTTCACCAGAAGAAGAGGTAGAAGAACTGAAGGAGATAATGCTGTATAGTGTAGTTATAGCTGAAGGTCCAAGAGAGGGAAATACAATTTTAGTTGAATTTCCAATTTATAGAGAGGAAGCTTTTAATATAAATGTAAAAGAGGGAGATAGGGTAGTACTATACTATGAAGTAGATGATGAAGGAAATGAAAAATACTATATAGCAGATATAGACAAGAGAATGGATATTTTATATCTTACAGGAATATTTGTGCTGATAGTTTTATTACTTGCTAAATTTAAAGGGTTTAAAGCAATGATAGCTTTATTATTGGTAATCTTATTTATATATAAAATTTTCCTACCTGGAATAATTTTAGGATACTCTCCAATACTATTATCTGTTATAGTAGCACTTTTTGCTTCAGTAGTTACTATATATTTAATGACAGGGTTTAATAGAAAAGGTGTAGTTGCAATAATAGGATCCTTTGGTGGAGTAATAATAGCAGGAGCTTTATCATATACCTTTGTGAATACTATGAGATTAACAGGATATGTAACAACAGAGACTTTAAATTATGCTTCTATGTTAGGAAATATAAAGGTTAAAGAGATGATATCAGCAGGGGTTATTTTAGGAAGTATGGGAGCAGTTATGGATGTGGCAATGTCTATAGCTTCAGCACTAAACGAGTTAAAGGAAAAAAATAGAGATATTCATAGAAAAGAGTTATTCTATTCTGGAATGAGGATAGGTAGTGATATTATAGGAACTATGATCAATACTCTTATATTAGCATATATAGGAAGCAGTTTAATGACATCAATATTTATATATATGCAGAAAGATCAATACCCTTCAATTAGAATATTGAATTTTGAATCGATAGTGGTGGAAATTTTAAGAGCATTATGTGGTAGTATCGGAATTTTAATAGCTGTTCCTGTTACAGCATATATTGCGGCTAAAATTTATTCAAAAAAATAA
- the rpsO gene encoding 30S ribosomal protein S15 — MRSKAEIIKEYGKFEGDTGSTEVQIALLTEKINHLTDHLRVHKKDFHSRLGLLKMVGQRKRLLAYLTKKDLEGYRNLIARLGIRK; from the coding sequence ATGAGAAGTAAAGCAGAAATAATCAAAGAATATGGAAAATTCGAAGGAGATACTGGATCAACTGAAGTACAAATCGCTCTATTAACTGAAAAAATCAATCACTTAACAGATCACCTAAGAGTTCACAAAAAAGACTTCCACTCAAGATTAGGATTATTAAAAATGGTAGGACAAAGAAAAAGATTACTAGCTTACCTAACTAAGAAAGATCTTGAAGGATACAGAAACCTTATCGCTAGACTTGGAATCAGAAAATAA
- the ftsH gene encoding ATP-dependent zinc metalloprotease FtsH, whose protein sequence is MKKLGGKFNFKAFIMLLFIITIAMSSSSFLKDVNTTASNEIGYSQFIQKIENSEIKKVNEKEGYVYGEVAQTSEGEEGKTFKARMITNRLGDDPNMVKVLNTYGTEVASLPPQELPFLVNVLVSWFPMLLLIGVWVFMLNRMNKGSGGGPQIFNMGKSKAKDNGEEISKVTFADVAGIPEAKIELEEVVSFLKEPEKFKKIGAKIPKGVLLLGGPGTGKTLLAKAVAGEAKVPFFSMSGSEFVEMFVGVGASRVRDLFNKARKSAPCIIFIDEIDAVGRKRGSGQGGGNDEREQTLNQLLVEMDGFGTDETIIVLAATNRPEILDKALMRPGRFDRQVVVDNPDIKGREEILKVHARGKKLAKDVDLSVIAKKTPGFVGADLANMLNEAAILAARAGRDEINMADLEEASEKVSIGPERKSKVVIEKERLITAYHEAGHALMHYLLPNTDPVHKITIVPRGMAGGFTMALPEEERSYKFKSEFLDDIRVLFGGRAAEQIVFNDITTGASNDIERATAIAHALVTRFGMTSKFGPMLLDNTKEGDLFQQKYYSDTTGKEVDDEIRGIISEMYAETIKMLQENYDSLDRVAKALLEKETLNREDFEALMRGEDIFKSKESEEVKVETSEEVESEKIEAEKEEIVEKIEEEKNIKEKVEEEK, encoded by the coding sequence ATGAAGAAATTAGGTGGAAAATTTAATTTTAAAGCCTTTATAATGCTATTATTTATAATCACAATAGCAATGTCAAGTTCATCATTCTTAAAAGATGTAAATACTACTGCAAGTAATGAAATTGGATATAGCCAATTTATTCAAAAAATTGAAAATTCAGAGATAAAAAAGGTTAATGAAAAAGAGGGGTATGTATATGGTGAAGTAGCACAAACTTCTGAAGGAGAAGAGGGAAAAACATTTAAAGCTAGAATGATTACTAATAGATTAGGAGATGATCCTAATATGGTAAAAGTTCTAAACACTTATGGAACAGAAGTAGCTTCATTACCACCACAAGAACTTCCATTCCTTGTAAATGTATTAGTATCTTGGTTCCCTATGTTACTTCTTATAGGTGTATGGGTATTTATGCTAAATAGAATGAATAAAGGTAGTGGTGGAGGACCACAAATCTTTAATATGGGCAAATCTAAGGCAAAGGACAATGGAGAAGAGATTTCAAAGGTAACTTTTGCAGATGTTGCAGGTATTCCAGAGGCTAAAATTGAATTGGAAGAGGTTGTAAGTTTCTTAAAAGAGCCTGAAAAGTTTAAAAAGATAGGAGCTAAAATTCCTAAAGGGGTACTTTTATTAGGAGGACCAGGAACAGGTAAAACTTTATTAGCTAAAGCTGTTGCTGGAGAAGCTAAGGTACCATTTTTCAGCATGTCTGGATCTGAGTTTGTAGAGATGTTTGTTGGAGTTGGAGCTTCAAGAGTAAGAGATCTATTTAATAAAGCAAGAAAAAGTGCTCCATGTATCATATTTATAGATGAGATAGATGCTGTAGGTAGAAAAAGAGGTTCTGGTCAAGGTGGAGGAAATGATGAAAGAGAACAAACTTTGAACCAACTTCTTGTTGAGATGGATGGATTTGGTACTGATGAAACAATTATTGTTTTAGCAGCGACAAACAGACCTGAAATATTAGATAAAGCTTTAATGAGACCAGGAAGATTTGATAGACAAGTTGTAGTTGATAATCCTGATATTAAAGGAAGAGAAGAGATTTTAAAAGTTCATGCTAGAGGTAAAAAATTAGCTAAAGATGTGGACTTGTCTGTAATTGCTAAGAAAACTCCAGGATTTGTAGGGGCAGATTTAGCAAATATGTTAAATGAGGCAGCTATTTTAGCAGCAAGAGCTGGAAGAGATGAGATCAATATGGCTGACTTAGAAGAAGCATCTGAAAAAGTAAGTATAGGACCAGAAAGAAAATCTAAAGTTGTAATTGAAAAAGAAAGATTGATAACTGCTTACCATGAAGCAGGACATGCTCTAATGCATTATTTACTACCAAATACAGATCCTGTGCATAAGATTACTATTGTACCTAGGGGAATGGCTGGAGGATTTACAATGGCACTTCCAGAAGAGGAGAGAAGCTATAAATTCAAAAGTGAGTTCTTAGATGATATAAGAGTATTATTTGGTGGAAGAGCAGCAGAGCAAATTGTATTTAATGACATAACAACAGGAGCAAGTAATGATATAGAGAGAGCTACTGCAATAGCTCATGCTCTAGTAACAAGATTTGGAATGACTAGCAAGTTTGGACCTATGTTATTAGATAATACAAAAGAAGGAGATCTTTTCCAACAAAAATATTACAGTGATACTACTGGTAAAGAGGTAGATGATGAGATAAGAGGAATTATCTCTGAAATGTATGCTGAAACTATAAAAATGTTACAAGAAAACTATGACTCTTTAGATAGAGTTGCTAAAGCATTATTAGAGAAAGAAACTTTAAATAGAGAAGACTTTGAAGCTCTTATGAGAGGAGAAGATATCTTTAAATCAAAAGAGAGTGAAGAGGTAAAAGTAGAAACTAGTGAAGAAGTTGAGTCTGAAAAGATAGAAGCTGAAAAAGAAGAGATAGTAGAAAAAATAGAAGAAGAAAAAAATATTAAAGAAAAAGTAGAAGAGGAAAAATAA
- the tilS gene encoding tRNA lysidine(34) synthetase TilS — protein MELYKGIQRKNLRENLIEKNDRIVVGFSGGPDSVFLTEMLLKLKEEIEFEIILVHINHLLRGEASDGDERFSLEYGKKKGLKVFSRKIDITTLGKKEGLTLEEAGREARYNLFNEIFIQEKANKIALAHNKDDQLETFMFRLVRGAGLEGLEGIVSKRDRYIRPISEIYKKDIVNYLDSNGIEYRIDKTNFENEFTRNSIRLDLIPFIEKRYNPKFKDRLYALIEEIREVNRALNINLEDYLVNGKLSIEKLQKLDRYLLRKVLLQYLYSYDIEVTRKKISGIEEILNKGGSKDISLNGNYILRKDYNYLSIIENRERFEGIEEKVLKIPGQIKFGDYIIEAIESDKIVYNKNNFYTNLKIGDELLVRSKKDGDRIVPMGMKNYKKIKDILINEKVPKEERENIPIVIFKNEIIWIAGVKGSENYKNLQKGNCIKLSIRRSIS, from the coding sequence ATGGAGCTATATAAAGGGATTCAAAGGAAGAATTTAAGGGAAAATCTTATTGAAAAAAATGATAGAATAGTTGTAGGTTTTTCTGGTGGTCCAGACTCAGTTTTTTTAACAGAGATGTTATTGAAATTAAAAGAAGAGATTGAGTTTGAAATAATTTTAGTTCATATAAATCATCTTTTAAGGGGAGAAGCCTCTGATGGAGATGAGAGATTCTCTTTAGAATATGGAAAGAAAAAAGGATTAAAAGTTTTTAGCAGAAAAATAGATATAACTACATTAGGTAAAAAAGAGGGATTGACTTTAGAAGAAGCAGGTAGAGAAGCTAGATATAATCTTTTTAATGAGATTTTTATTCAAGAGAAAGCTAATAAGATAGCTCTTGCACACAATAAAGATGATCAATTAGAAACATTTATGTTTAGATTGGTTCGTGGTGCAGGGTTAGAAGGGTTAGAAGGTATAGTTTCTAAACGTGACAGATATATTCGTCCAATTTCTGAAATCTATAAAAAAGATATTGTAAACTATTTAGATTCTAATGGAATAGAGTATAGAATAGATAAAACAAATTTTGAAAATGAGTTTACAAGAAATAGTATTAGATTAGATTTAATACCATTTATAGAAAAAAGATATAATCCTAAATTTAAAGATAGATTGTATGCTCTGATTGAAGAGATAAGAGAGGTAAATAGAGCTTTAAATATAAATTTAGAGGATTATCTTGTAAATGGAAAATTATCTATAGAAAAATTGCAAAAGTTAGACAGATATCTTCTAAGAAAGGTATTATTACAATATTTATATAGTTATGATATAGAGGTAACTAGAAAAAAAATATCTGGAATAGAAGAGATTTTAAATAAAGGAGGGAGCAAAGATATTTCTCTAAATGGAAATTATATATTGAGAAAGGATTATAACTATCTCAGTATAATTGAAAATAGAGAAAGATTTGAAGGTATTGAAGAAAAAGTTTTAAAGATCCCTGGTCAGATTAAATTTGGAGATTATATAATTGAGGCTATTGAAAGTGATAAGATAGTTTATAATAAAAATAATTTCTATACAAATTTAAAAATCGGAGATGAATTACTTGTTAGAAGTAAAAAAGATGGGGATAGAATAGTTCCTATGGGAATGAAAAATTATAAAAAAATAAAAGATATACTTATAAATGAAAAAGTTCCTAAGGAAGAGAGAGAAAATATACCAATAGTTATATTTAAAAATGAGATAATATGGATTGCTGGAGTAAAGGGAAGTGAAAATTATAAAAACTTACAAAAGGGCAACTGTATTAAATTGAGTATAAGGAGGAGCATTAGTTGA